A DNA window from Brassica napus cultivar Da-Ae chromosome C1, Da-Ae, whole genome shotgun sequence contains the following coding sequences:
- the LOC106439198 gene encoding probable trehalose-phosphate phosphatase H, producing the protein MVRFIEESTKHVDKETGNKSNTDVTTAKKKVLQDLIINNGGGLINSWVDSMRACSPTHLKSLMKQSSWLKEHPSALEMFEEILHASEGKQIVMFLDYDGTLSPIVDDPDQAFMSKQMRRTVRNLANCFPTAIVSGRCREKVYNFVKLTELYYAGSHGMDIKGPEQGSKYEADKSLLCQPATEFLPMIDEVYQRLMEKTKSTPGGNVENNKFCVSVHFRRVDEKNWSDLANQVRSVMKDYPKLRLTQGRKVLEIRPIIKWDKGNALEFLLESLGYANCTNVFPLYIGDDRTDEDAFKILRERRQGLGILVSKSPKETNASYSLQEPDEVMDFLQRLVKWKQLRSGA; encoded by the exons ATGG TAAGATTCATTGAAGAAAGCACAAAACATGTGGACAAAGAAACAGGAAATAAATCAAATACGGATGTAACGACGGCAAAGAAGAAAGTTCTTCAAGATCTTATCATCAACAATGGAGGAGGACTAATCAATTCATGGGTTGATTCCATGAGAGCTTGTTCTCCTACTCATCTCAAATCTTTGATGAAACAAAGCTCTTGGCTC AAAGAACATCCATCTGCTTTAGAAATGTTCGAAGAGATTCTTCATGCTTCGGAAGGAAAACAAATCGTTATGTTTTTGGATTATGATGGCACTTTATCTCCCATTGTTGATGATCCAGATCAAGCTTTCATGTCTAAGCAG ATGAGAAGAACAGTGAGGAACCTAGCAAATTGTTTTCCGACTGCCATAGTTAGTGGGAGATGCAGAGAAAAG GTTTATAATTTCGTGAAATTGACCGAGTTGTATTATGCTGGAAGTCATGGAATGGACATCAAAGGGCCAGAGCAAGGCTCCAAGTATGAGgca GATAAATCTCTTCTTTGCCAACCAGCTACAGAGTTCCTCCCCATGATCGACGAG GTGTATCAAAGATTAATggagaaaacaaaatcaactcCCGGAGGCAACGTAGAGAACAACAAGTTTTGTGTCTCTGTCCACTTCCGACGCGTCGATGAGAAA AACTGGAGTGATTTGGCTAACCAAGTTCGATCAGTAATGAAGGACTACCCCAAGCTCCGTCTTACCCAAGGAAGAAAA GTTTTGGAAATTCGACCTATCATTAAATGGGATAAAGGCAATGCCCTCGAATTTTTATTAGAGTCACTTG GGTACGCTAATTGTACCAACGTTTTTCCCCTTTACATCGGCGATGATCGCACAGACGAAGATGCAtttaag ATACTGAGAGAAAGAAGACAGGGTCTTGGCATTCTTGTTTCCAAATCTCCAAAGGAGACTAACGCGTCTTACTCTTTGCAAGAGCCTGATGAg GTTATGGATTTCCTGCAACGGTTAGTGAAATGGAAACAACTGAGATCTGGAGCATGA